The DNA window AAGTTCCAAAATTATGGAAATGAAAAGGTGGTTTAAATGTTCCAAAGATTTCCAGGTTTAGATAATTGAAATAAATCAAAAGGCTCCAATGAGCATAATCATATAACGCTTTTAATAAAGGCAAATAATATAAGACGACAGGAGAAAGATAATTCAAAGAaacatccaggaaaaaaaaaaaacacaaacatccaGGAACAAGCTTCCCTATGTTCTTATTTGTCTGAAGACATGATTCATCATCTCTGAATGAAACTGCTATTATTTGTGCTGACGTACGTGTGTTGAAACTTGGTTTCAGGAGAGCTCAGGCAGAAGTTTCCTGCAGAGTCTAGTCACATAGCAAAGATAGGATATCTAACTGATTACCTCAAGTGAAAGTTATCAATAAACAAATTAGTCATACGTTCCACTCAGGAATTCTGAACCTCTAAAAAATTTATCATAAATCATTATTCAGTTAGTTAGTTAACTCACTGCCCTTATCATGGCCAACAGTCAAAAACAACTCTCAAGCCTCTCTGGAGATAAGCAAAGAGCTGTCTCAGTCTAGCTGTAAAATAACTCTATTTTCATTAAGCAAATTCAGATTCACTAACAGAGGAACTAAGAATTAATAATATAttggaataaatagaaaaagattaCTTGTCATGACATATGTGAACCAAATTCTTAGTTATCAGGAATCAAAAGGCAGTGTTGGAATTCAGTAAGCTATGgagacttccctgatggtacagtgattaagaatctacctgccaatgcaggggacacgggtttgagccctggtccgggaagatcccacatgccacagagaaattaagcccgtgtgccacaactactgaacctgtgctctagagcccatgagccacaatactgaagcccttgtgccacaactactgaagctcacgagcctagagcctgtgctctgcaacaagagaagccaccgaatgagaagcctgtgcaccacaaggaagagtagcccctgctcgccgcaactagagaaagccggagagcagcaacgaagacccaacgcagccaaaaataaataaataaataaacatttttaaaaagagagaaaagtcttTCAAAAAATTCAATAAGCTATGAAGTAGCAGTTATGACATATTTTTAAGGGTATGTTGGTATGGTAGGCAGAGCTCTAAGATGACCCCCAAAATACTCAAGCCCTGGTGTGCATCTatataatcccctccccttaaATTCCAGTGAGATTTGTGAAGATGATGGAATGCTGCTGTGATTAGATTACACTAAATGgcaaaaataaagctatttttcaGCTGTAACTAAGGTTCCAAATTAGTCAACTTTCAGTTAATCAAAAGAGAGATTATTATGGGTGGACCTAACCTCATTGGGTGAACACTTAAAACAGACCTAGAGGTCATAAAGAGAGGAGTCAGGGGTGCTCTCCCCTGtcctggaagaagaaaggagCCCTAGTGTGACTGCctatggggaggagaggggagctgtgggtctcagtcctacaaccacaaggaatgaaattctggCCAAAGggtgaatgagcttggaagaggactcTGTTTCAGATGAGAATACTGCCTGGCCAAGACCTTGGTTCCAGCCTTGTGAGGCCCTGAACAAAGAACACAATTAAGCTGTGCCTAGTTCCTGATCCATAGAtagtgtgagataataaacatgttgttttaagtttctaaatttagtgtaatttgttatgcaacaatacATAACCCATATTACATACATTCAGGGTAATGGATAACACATTCAAAGCAACAGGATgaaattaagaaagaataaaCTGACTTTTGgcaatattattttgttatattgtgtgttttttacaaatttccttaccctcttccttttcttctatatCCAACATTGAGATAGTCATTCAACTAGATCCTTCCATGTACATTAGTCCATTTCATAGCAAAAaacagagagcaaaagaaaaataaatgtctctctCCAGACAATATATCAGAAATGTCATgtcagagggaaaaaatattttgtgcaaAACCTTTCTATAAAAAATGTTGTTCccttgggattccctggtggtgcagtagttgagagtccgcctgccgatgcaggggacacgggttcgtgccccggtccgggaagattccacgtgccgcagagcggctgggcctgtgagccatggctgctgagcctgcgcgtccagagcctgtgctccgcaacgggagaggccacaacagtaagaggcctgtgtaccccaaaaaaaaaaaaaaaaaaaaaaatgttgttccCATCCCAAAGACTACAAAGATATTTTCAGGATGAAGGAAAGCAGAATGCAGGTAAGAgtggcagaaaaaataaaatgaaatgggtCAGATGGTCCTGGATTGACTGTGATTAGTATGATGGGGCCAGATGTGAGCAGGCCACTGCCATGGGTGACCAGTACTCTTCATTCGAATCAGCACTTTTCATCATAATGCCCTGAAAAGATATGGGAGCTTAAAAAAACATCTGAGCTATAATTGGGTGGCAACAGGAATTTTCTTCCCTCAATGGAGACAATGTTGACATAGATTACTCTCTGAAATTAGACATCATCTGTCATATTTAACACCTTCCATTCCCTCATTGTTCTTGCAGCATTGTAATAAATGTTCATgagttctcagaaaaaaaaaaaggctgattgAACTCTGGACATTTTATAGTGTGATGATATGAAAGTAACAATTTGAACCTATACTTTAATGTGGCTAAATAAACAGAGTTGAGATTCATCCTggacaaaaattatgaaaatagacTATCCTTGGTTCATTACAGAGAAAACTACtctaggtaggaaaaaaaaaaagaaacacacaaaaaactcaGAGGAAATTTTTGTGGGAAGAGGACAGATTGATGGGACAGTTGGAAcagaaaagtatttattttcattataagcTTGCCtataatgttctttttaaattcaattaaactatattattatgaaaatcacATGGACAGCAAAGgcaaaacatttcaaatatctAGAAAGTGCAATGCATGTTCACTTAGTCCAAGTTAAACATTTGAAAGATGTTATAGTCTATCCTGAATTTTGCATAGTATAACTTAAGTGCATTTTTCCTAAGTCAACCTGCATACAAGAACGTGAAGAGTTCAAGTTGTAGtactattatatttatattttgagaaataaaacataagaggctctttcctcttcctgactctttgtattttaaaaatcaactttgggttcttaattattattatttaattaaaatataaaactagagAGCAAATAAAGATGTCAATACACAATTTTTAAGATGTAGATGCAACAATTACAAAAAGGGAATTGGCTTTTGATATCTGTGAGGTTGGGAAAATCTCTTCCAGGTCAGATGGGCATCAGAACTCATTGTGTTCCCACCCTTTCTTTTACCTATTTAGAAATCCTTCAATAAAATGAGCtagcccctcctccacccccaaaaAAGGGtaattattgggttggcccaaaagttcattcgggtttttctgtaacatcttacagtATTTAGTTTTTGGTACATACTTTTAGGAAAAGGCTTTGGGGACTGGCTAGAGATTAAAATCTTCAATGTACATGTAAGAATGGCTTTTTTTTACTGATGGATAAGCATAGGCAAGAAAAATATGTGGAGTAAAGAAGTaagtattataaatttatatgatCAGGGCTTAGATGTCCTTTCCTCttgtaaaatatgaaagcaaTCACGTGAGACCATATATTTGGCCAAAGACTTCCAACTGTTCTGCAGAACTCTGTAGCATCAAGAGAAGACACACAAGTGTGTTCCCCTCTGAGGCCAGGTGatacatatgaagaaactatTATATGGCACTTTCAGCTCTAAATTAGAACATATAGATGTATAGATATCCAGAAAGAATTGAAAAGgaacactaaaattatttttacttccagaaaaagagagatgagGATGGGACTTCTCAACTTAGTACGCCATACAAAGGACTGATATGATGTGATATATATTATTTGGCAtgaattaagttttatttaaacTTCTGCAGAGAGAATTTCCAAGAATATATGCATAAACTATTAAATTCACTATTTACCATATACATTAATATTCATGAAATTATTTATCTTGACTATAATTTTAGGTGTAGGCACACATTTCATCAATTTTAAGACATggcaaaattgaaaaattataactatatatgatgatggatgttaattagacCTAGTGTCTAGTTATTGTTATGTTGTATACTTGAAGCTAAcgtaatgttatatgtcaattatatcttgataaaaaacttaaacacattttcaaatacatgaaaattatgatTGATAAGACACAAATTGAAACACTTTACAGATCCCAGAAGTAGGTAGTTAGTAATATATGTTACCATTCTAAGTAAACTGAATCTTCATTGCACACCCCTTCTGCCCCAAGAAACATCTAAATAAGCTGTTGCTTACAGACATAACGATATTCACTTTCACAGTCTGCATCCATAACACTTTCGATTGGGCCATATATTGTGCAGTTCTTTGGATTTAGAGAGTGAAGGGATAGAAATCTGTAATGAAGAAGAACGTTTTAATATATtgggaaaaggaaatgagaatgtTCAAGGATGATGTTTTTGTTAAATGATAGAACTacagacattttaaaagcattttaatgaGATATTACCACATTGAGacattatctttttttcattcaagTCAGTTTTCACAATTTCAGAGTACAATGTTACAAAAACTCAGCTATTGCATCAATAATCAATAGCAATGaagttggggatttttttgtttttgctgttgttattaatgGTTTTGGTATGTTATATACTTTACTTCTAAGATGCATCTGCTAATCTAGtctaggaaaaaaatcagagcatAAAACCTGTCATTGTATGGTACTGTAAATCCCATGTTTATGAATGAAAATGAGATTTGAAGATtacaaatacacagaaaataagcCCAGAATGTTTGAAATATGGGATGATGCTGAGAATATTGGGCTCCACCAGAACAAGTAAAATAGTGGATATACTCTTTTCTCTGGATGGCTTTTGTGTATGTGAGAATctgtacatgtacatacatatccGAGTGCTTGTACCAAGGcaggaaataaaagcatatatcaAAAGCTCTTTTAGAGTCACAAGTACACTAACTTCATGTCACTTGAGCATACACTTGGGTGTTGTGGCTGGGACTAAAATTGTTATTCTGTTGttgtatcaattatcttttctgtaTTCTCACGTCCTAAACAGGATATCTTACCTACAGTGTTCCTGGATGTTACGTTCTCTGATCAGATCTAAGGATAAActcaaaaagaacagaaaaaggttttgagtGCCAGAAACTTACAGATCTTGGGAGAGAGTAGAATTATCCTCCCACAACCAGGCATGATGTTCTTCACTGTAAAAGAGTCCAGTCCAGTAAAAATAGGAAATGGAGTTCATAAAATACTGTTTGGAAACAAAGACCAACATATTAATCTATTTTGAATCTACTCTAGGgatcatgtactttttttttttttttttttttttttttttttgcggtaggcgggcctctcactgctgtggcccctcccgttgaggagcacaggctccggacgtgcaggcccagcagccatggctcacgggcccagccgccccgcggcacgcgggatcctcccggaccggggcacgaacccgcgtccactgcatcggcaggcggactctcaaccactgcgccaccagggaagccctgggatcaTGTACTTTTAAGAAAGTCAGTGTCTAGTATTCAGGTTCAGTTTTTCAATTATACAAactaaaatcatttttaacttttaatttaggAGGTATAGTCAAGTCACATGCCTCATATTTCTCATTCATCAGGCCCATTCATGTATGGAGGAAAACGTACCACAAAATCTCACttcttgaaagaatgaaaaacgTCATAAAGGGAATTAGAGCTTTCATGGAACACTTCCTTCACAGGGGATCAGCAATCAAATTTGATCCCAAACCAACAGTATCTTGAGGGATAAATCTTAGCACAGGTTCTGCATGGAGCTAGagaaaattttcactttttcttaagAGTTGGgtaattgttttataatattcttcATATTCATTCCAAGAGTGATAACAAAAGCgatataattacaaaataaattataaattcaattaatGAACTAAAAATTCAAAGttctttgaataaaaataatgatctattatttattctttgaattcTCTCTAAAAAGTTTCTTGTACTTTATCTGTCACATTCCTATAATGTAAATCTTTGAGAAATTTTGTGTAGATTTTATGACTGTTTCAAAGTATAGGAAATTAGTTCAAATATAACTGCCTATTTACTATCTGATTAAAAACTTGAATCAAAGTATTCAGCTTACTTAGATAATATTTTCCTAGGTCAAAAAAATGGtagaaaaatcagaattaaataCATGCcagttcatttctgttttgtatatgaaGTAGACTGGAATTATGAGAGACACAAAAATTTCTACTGTCTTTCCATGTTTTTGATTCACTAGAAATGAAGTAACAGCTGCATTGGTAGCCAATCCACTTTTCTCGGCAAGAACAGCAGCCAGATCCTAAGGGAATAAACAAAACATGACTTGATGACATTGGAGATTCCGTTGTTTTCAGTGCTGTTTACTCATTTGTTATTTCATGTTTTCTACAACTATCCTTTGAGAATTTTCTGCATACGCCACAGTTCAGGGGATATTAATCTGAATGACTCAGACATGACCCTTCTTCCTCATGAAGATTATATTCTAGAGATACAGACAGAATTATACAAACTTCAGTCATTTAtgaattatatttaatgataATTTGTGTAAGTATACACAAGAAATTCAGTATGTTAAAATACTGTGTAGCAGAGTATAGGATGGGGGGCGGTTAGAAGAACCTCTTTTGAGGAAGTGACCCAAAGTTGATCTCTGCTGTGTAATTAAAAGTGAACTAGATAAAAGAGATACTTAAAGGAGGAAAGCATTTTAGCA is part of the Phocoena sinus isolate mPhoSin1 chromosome 10, mPhoSin1.pri, whole genome shotgun sequence genome and encodes:
- the KLRD1 gene encoding natural killer cells antigen CD94 isoform X2 gives rise to the protein MDTGTTFHMAAFRTTPWRLISGVLGVMCLLLVAALGVLLKNSFTKQNVQPTFSPGPSTDLREGSGCCSCREKWIGYQCSCYFISSESKTWKDSRNFCVSHNSSLLHIQNRNELYFMNSISYFYWTGLFYSEEHHAWLWEDNSTLSQDLFLSLHSLNPKNCTIYGPIESVMDADCESEYRYVWHYDEKC
- the KLRD1 gene encoding natural killer cells antigen CD94 isoform X1 yields the protein MDTGTTFHMAAFRTTPWRLISGVLGVMCLLLVAALGVLLKNSFTKQNVQPTFSPGPSTDLREGSGCCSCREKWIGYQCSCYFISSESKTWKDSRNFCVSHNSSLLHIQNRNELYFMNSISYFYWTGLFYSEEHHAWLWEDNSTLSQDLFLSLHSLNPKNCTIYGPIESVMDADCESEYRYVLMSDEGVTYSDLQLQPSS